GACGGTGGTGAGGGCGACCAGCCGGGCCGACACCGTCATCGGACCTCGCACTCGGCGGTCTTGCCGGTGGGCGCGGTTGCTGAAAACTTGCGACAGTTCGACATCCAACTCGATGGCATCGACATCGTGTCGGTGGAAGTGCGCGGCGTCGCCGAGGCCGCCAAAGCGTCGGCTTCGTTGGACGAGTGGGGTCCTGAGGAGTGGGGAGTGGTGGGGGACAAACCCGCCGCCAACCGGCGCCGCACCTGGTTGGTGCTGCGGATGGATCCGCAGCGCAACGTGGCCGCGGTCGCCTCCCGCGATTCATTGGCCTCGACGTTGGTTGCGGCCACCGAGCGGCTGGTTCAGGATCTGGACGGTCAAACCTGTGCGGCGCGGCCACTGACCGCTGATGAGTTGGCCGAGGTCGACAGCGCGGTGTTGGCAGATTTGGAGCCAACCTGGAGCCGGCCGGGTTGGCGTCGTCTCAAGTATTTCAACGGGTTCGTCACTAGTTTCTGGGTGACGCCGTCGGATATCAGTTCCGAGACGTTGGACCACCTGTGGTTGCCGGACACGCCGGAAGTGGGCACCACGGTGATCACGGTACGGCTGACGATGCGGGCCGGTCGGCCGCAGATGTCGGCGTGGGTTCGCTATCACAGCGATTCACGTCTGCCCAAGGAGCTCACGCCGGGGCTCAACCGCCTCACCGGCCGCCAGTTGGCGGCCGTGCGCGCGAGCCTGCCGGTGCCGGGAAAACGTTCCCGACTGGTCGTGCCCGGTCGCGAACTGCGTGATTACGACGAGCTTGAACTGCCTGTGGATCAAGTACAGGAGCACGCGACAAGCTCGTCCGCAGGGCAATGACTCGCCCGCAGTCAACCGCTGAAGATGCCCGCAACGCCCTGGTCGCCGGTCTGCTCGCCTCTGGAATCTCGGTCAATAGTCTCCAGCCCAGCCACAACCCACAAGTGGCGGCACAAATGTTTACCACCGCCACCAAACTGGATCCCGGCATGTGCGATGCCTGGCTGGCCCGGATCCTCGCCGGCGACCAGAGCATCGAGGTGCTCGCCGGCGCTTGGGCGGCGGTCAGGACATTCGGTTGGGAGACCCGCCGTCTCGGCGTAACGGACCTGCAGTTCCGTCCCGAGGTCTCCGACGGGTTGTTTCTGCGGCTGGCCGTCACCAGCGTTGATTCGCTGGCATGCGCATACGCTGCGGTCCTCGCCGAGAACAGGCGTTACCAGGAGGCGGCCGAACTGCTCGACGCCACCGACCCCCGCCATCCTTTCGACACCGAGCTGGTCAGCTATGTGCGGGGGGTGCTCTACTTCCGCACCAAACGCTGGCCCGACGTGCTGAACCAGTTTCCCGAGGCAACGCCATGGCGTCACCCGGAACTGAAGGCCGCCGGCGCGGCGATGGCCACCACCGCGCTGGCGTCACTGGGCGTCTTCGAGGAGGCGTTCCGGCGAGCGCAAGAAGCCATCGAAGGGGACCGGGTGCCGGGTGCGGCCAACATTGCGCTCTACACGCAGGGCATGTGCTTGCGGCATGTCGGCCGCGAGGAGGAAGCCGTTGAACTGTTGCGCCGGGTGTATTCGCGCGACCCCAAGTTCACCCCGGCCCGCGAGGCTCTGGACAATCCCAACTTCCGGCTGGTACTGACCGATCCGGAAACGATTGAGGCGCGCAAAGATCCGTGGGATCCGGATAGTGCGCCGACCCGCGCCCAAACGGAGGCTGCTCGCCATGCCGAGATGGCCGCGAAGTATTTGGCGGAAGGGGACGCCGAGCTGAATGCGATGCTCGGCATGGAAAAGGCCAAAAAGGAAATCAAACTCATCAAGGCGACGACCAAGGTGAACTTGGCACGGGCCAAGATGGGGCTTCCCGTCCCGGTGACATCGCGTCACACCTTGCTACTGGGGCCGCCGGGTACTGGAAAGACTTCGGTGGCAAGGGCATTCACCAAGCAGCTCTGCGGGTTGACGGTATTGCGCAAGCCGCTGGTGGTGGAGACCAGTCGCACCAAGTTGTTGGGCCGGTACATGGCCGATGCCGAGAAGAACACCGAAGAAATGCTCGAGGGTGCGCTGGGCGGTGCGGTTTTTTTCGACGAGATGCACACTCTGCACGAGCGTGGCTATTCCCAGGGCGACCCCTACGGCAACGCGATCATTAACACCCTGCTGATTTACATGGAGAACCACCGCGACGAGCTTGTGGTCTTCGGCGCCGGTTATGCCAAGGCGATGGAAAAGATGCTGGAAGTGAATCAAGGTCTGCGACGGCGGTTTTCGACCGTGATCGAGTTCTTCAGCTATACCCCGCAAGAATTGATCGCGCTGACCCGGTTGATGGGTCAGGAGAATGAAGACGTCATCACCGACGCGGCAGCCCAGGTGTTACTGCCGTCGTACACCAAGTTCTACAACGACCAGACCTACTCCGAGGACGGCGATCTGATCCGAGGCATCGACATGCTCGGCAACGCAGGTTTCGTGCGCAATGTCGTCGAGAAGGCCCGCGATCACCGTAGTTTCCGCCTGGACGACGCAGATCTGGATGCCGTACTGAACAGCGATCTGACGGATTTCAGCCAGGACCAGCTGCTTCGATTCAAGGAGCTCACCCGCGAGGACCTTGCCGAAGGCCTCAGCGCAGCAGTGGCGGAGAAGAAGACGACGACTTAGCCGAGACGTAGCCGCTGTCTCGTTGGCCGGCAACAGCTAACCTTACGACTTGAACGCTAGCGCACCGCGCCGCCGTCGTAACCGGATTCCCGTGCGGGAAACCTCGACCTGGGTGCTGAGTCACCCGCCGTGGAACCACGACGGTGACCTAATGCTCGCGGTACCACTGAAGCACGGGAGTACCCGGTGTGAGCTTGCGTTTCCGCGCGGGAAAAGACATTGAGCCACACCGCCGGTAAGGGGTTCGAGATTTTCCCGGTGCTACCCCTATGGGTTAGGCCCAACTGGCTTCCGGGGCGGCTGCGGCCGGATACGCTGTGTGGTGCTGAAAGCTCGGACGACCGGGGTGGCGCTCCTGGCAAATTTCGCGAGGTGACTTCATCCGGGATATTGCTACCACCGTGGCACCCCGATGTGCCCCGATCGTGACAGGAGGTGGGCCGAACGGACCCGATCAATAGCGTGCTCCATGAAAGTTATGACCGATTCATCCCGATCTGGTCACGGCGCTGTGTCCGCCGTCTGAATCGGCTGGCGCCGAGTACCCCGGCGCGCGCTACGTAACACACGTACGTGCTCTCGGTAACACCCCGACACCACCACAGCGGCGAGGCTCCGTGGCCGGGTTGGACTATCCCCAAGAGGAGAAGTCCAATGTATTTGCTTAGGAAACAACCGGATTCGCTGCACACAGCGGCCGGCGACGTAACCGCGTTGACCACAATGCAATTCGCTGCCCACGGGCAACGAGCAGTCGTACACGCTGGCGCTGTTCAGAAATCGCGCTGGGCCGCCACGCCGAAGGACGTTGGTTGCCACACCACGACCGAAGCCGCCGACGCGGCCACCGAAGCCCTAGTCGGATAAGGGAGGTGAGGACGATGGATTTCGGAGCGCTTCCACCAGAAGTCAATTCGCTGCGCATGTATTCCGGTCCGGGTTCGGCGCCGCTGCTGGCTGCTGTGGCGGCCTGGGACGGGCTGGCCGCGGAACTGCGTTCGACAGCAAACTCATACGACGCGGTGATTTCGGAGCTGACCGGCGAAGGCTGGCTGGGCCCCGCATCGGCATCGATGGCGGCTGCAGTTGCCCCGTATATGTCGTGGATGAGCATCACCGGCGTCCAGGCCGAGCAGACTGCCGCCCAGGCGGCGACGGCGGCGGGTGCATTCGAGGCCGCGTTCGCGATGACGGTGCCGCCGACTATGGTCGCGGCTAACCGTGCTCGGTTGATGATCCTGGTTGCCACCAACATCTTCGGCCAGAACACTCCCGCGATCGCGGCCACCGAGGCCGAGTACGGCGAAATGTGGGCGCAGGATGCCGCGGCGATGTATGGCTACGCTGCCGGCGCTGCGGCGGCCTCGACGCTGACACCGTTTACCGAGCCGGCGCAGACCACCAACCCAGCAGGGCCGGCCGGCCAGGCTTCGGCCGTCGCTCAAGCAGCCGGCAGTTCGGCAGGCACTTTGACACAGTCGGAGCTGCCGCAATTGATGTCGGTAGTGCCGTCCGCGCTCGAAGGACTCGCGTCACCGGCATCGGCCCTGTCCGGAGTTGCAGCTGCGAATCCCGCAGCTGCAACTCCGGTGCCGGGCGGCATCCTCGCCGATATCCTGAATTTCCTGGACGGCAGAGACGGCAACCCCTACGGGACCTTCCTCAACTCCTCGCTGGTCAACGGCTTCACCTCAGCCGGGTACGTTAGCCCGGACCTGATCACGCCCGCGATCACGGGTGCCATGGCAGACCTCAACTCGTTGCAGGCCGGCGGACTGCCGGCTATCTCGCCACCCGACGGCGGCCATTTCAACTTCCCCGCATTGGCGGCGGCGTCGGCCCCGGCATCGGCGCCGGCCTCGACGGGTGTGAGCAGCGTCGTGACCGGGCTCAATCGGGCGGCGTTCGTCGGCCGATTGTCCGTGCCGGAGAGCTGGACGGCTGCCACCCAGGTGGTGAACCACGCCGGTGCCGCCGCCCCCGGCGGCGGTTGGACCAGCACCGCCACTGTTCCCGACGCCGCAGCGGGCACACCTGGCGTGCCGGGAATGCCCGCCCCGGGTGTTTACGGACACAGCTTCGGCAGCGGTCCCCGGTACGGGTTCAGGCCGACCATCATGTCCCGGCCCCCGGCCGCGGGCTGACGACAAGGGCGATGTTCGCGGTGAAGTTTGCCGGCACGCACCCGCCAGTGCCGGCGGGTCCACGCGGCTCCTGTGCCAGTGTCCCGCAACAAGATCCGGATCATGGCCCGGACGGTTGGTCCGACTCGTCATCGCCGGCCTTGTCGCCAGGACATCGCCGGCGCACCCATGGATGTTCCGGGATGCTGTGTCGCACAGACGGTTTGCGACCAGACGTCGGTGCGGCCGGCTTGACCGGCCACCGCAATATGCGTGATTTGCCATACCGCCACCTGATACGACGAATAGTTACCGCTTGTCCACCAACCGGGTATTGCCATTATCGGCGGGTTGGGTTGACTCCCATCGCCACAAGTGCCACGATTGCCCTTGCATGCACCTCGCTAGGTGAGGCGTCTGCACGGATACAGGCCACTGACCTCGAACGTCGAAAGACGCCCAGGGTCAGGACAGCTCTTCCCGGCTTAAGGGTTGAGCCCAAGTGGCTTCCGGCTTTGGCTAGCTGGATACGCCGTGTGGTGCCAAAGCTCTGACGAGAGGGGTGCCGCGCCCAGTTGTTCACTGGGCTCTCACCCCGGGTGCAGTCTGCCTGGCATCCCCGCGTGCCCTGGCCCTGAGGAGGTGAGAGCGAGATGAGTCCCGGCGATAGTCCGTATCCGAGTCCGACGAGCATTTCGTTCCGATCCGACCTCGGCGCCCTTTTCGCAATCTAAACGGGTTCGCCCGATTCTCTTCGCTACGCGGCTCCGCATTGTGGAGACGCGGCGCAGAGCGCGCGAAAGCAACTTCGATCCGGGGTGGGTCTTTTCTCCAGGAGAAGTTTGATGTCGTTTGCGATCACCCGTGCAGCTGTGCTGTCTACGACCCCCGGGCCGTGCCAAGCGAACACCGCACCCGCAACGAGCAACCGCCCATTGCCCTGCAGCGGACAAATACTGCAAGCGACGAATCAGACCGGACCACAACACAATTCAGTGCCCGCGTCCGGAGCTGGCGGTGGCGTCACAGTGCGGGCGGCCCATCGATCACCTACCGCGACTTCGGGTACCGGCGCCGGCTTAGGTGCGGCCACCGGCGCCGCCAGCACTATCCCAGCCGATGAGAAAAGAGGCCAGCGATGACCGTCGCCCTGGACTTTGCCATGCTGCCGCCCGAAATCAATTCCGCTCGCATGTATTCGGGACCCGGCTCAGGCCCGATGCTTGCCGCGGCGGCGGCCTGGAATAGCCTGGCCGCGGAATTACGTGCGACGGCACTGTCCTATCACTCGGTGCTCGCGGCGCTCACCGGCGAAGAATGGTACGGTCCTGCATCGGCATCGATGGCAGCCGCCGCCGCGCCCTACGTCGCGTGGCTGAGCGCTACCGCTGTTCAGGCAGAACAGACCGCGATACAGGCGGAGGCCGCCGCGGGAGCCTACGAAGCCGCCTTCGCCGCGACCGTCCCTCCGCCGGTGATTGCGGCCAACCGTACCCAGCTGATGGCGCTGATCGCCACAAACATCCTCGGCCAGAACACCCCTGCCATCGCGGCCACCGAGGCCCAGTACAGCGAAATGTGGGCCCAAGACGCCATGGCGATGTACGGCTACGCCGGATCCTCGGCTGCCGCCACACAGCTGAGCCCGTTCGTCGAGCCTCAGCAGTCAACCAACTCCAGCGGGCTGGCCGCCCAGGCGGCTGCGGTCACCGAGGCCGCCGGCACCTCCGCCGGCAGTCAGCCGAGCACGCTGTCCGGGCTGATTTCCATGGTTCCTAGTGCATTGCAAGGACTTTCGGGACCTACCAGCACATCCTGGCTACAGGTGATTTGGGACCTGCTGACCGGGTCTGGACCTGCTTGGTGGCAGACCTTGTGGAACGTCTGGGGACCCAACGCGAATGTCTGGAACACCATCAGTTCGACCGGGCTCTTCGTCCCGGGAAGCACGTTTGGACCCTTCATGGCCAGCCTGCTGGGCGGCGCAGTGGCCGCCGATGCGGCTCAGGATGCGAGTGTGGCCGCGGCTGGAGCTGGCAACGCGCTGGCGGCGGGGCCGCTCGCGTCCACCGGTGGCTTGGGAAATGCGGTCTCGGCCGCTTTGGGCAACTCGGGGATTGTCGGCAAGCTGTCGGTGCCGCCGGCGTGGACCGCCGCCTCGCCACTGCACAACCCGCTGGGTTCGGCATTGGGCGGCACGCCGATGGTTGCGCCTCCGCCGGCGGTGGCGGCGGGTATGCCCGGTATGCCGTTCGGCAACATGGCCGGTCATCCCTTCGGACGGGCTGTGCCCCAGTACGGCTTCCGTCCCACCTTCGTCGCGCGACCGCCCGCGGCGGGCTAGCCGCGAAGACCTGGCTGCGCGGCGATCACACCTGCCTTTGGTGCTGCAGAGGCGGTCTGGATGATTGCGGAGGCGGCTGAGCGGCGCGGCAACCGACCGGCCGGTCCCAGCATTTTTCCAGCCTTCACTCAGGTCAGTGACAGGCAAATGCGGCACCTTTCAGTCAGGTCATGAGTACCCTGCTTCCTTTCGGGGTAAGGAGCACACGTCATGGCGATCACTCATCAGGTCGATGGCGTCGACGTCCACCGGCGCGCTATCCAGGCCCAGAAGGTAGCCGCGGCGACCGAGCCCCGCCGCGTCGCGCGCGACGTGCTCGCCTCCTGGGAGTTCTTGTGAGTGGCATGACGTCGGCCAGCAGTCGTTTCGGGGTGGTGTGGCGCTCAGGCGCTTGGTCAGCAGGGCCTCCGCAATCGGATCGCCGGCTACCGCCGTGCCGTCAGCCACAGCCGTCCTCGAAACTCACCGGGGACCGTCTCGGGATGCTGTAGCTGACGAACCAGCAATCGACTCCTTGCCAGCAGGATCAAATCCCAGGAGGCAATACGGCGCCGGTTACCCCAAGAATGTCTGAAAATAATGTAATATTTGCGGCGTTTCGGTTGTCTGGCCGACATGCTTGGGCGGAACTGTAATAGCGATACAGGTTACCGTATCGATTATCATCGGCAATGGCAGCCGATCGCGTGGACTGACACACGTACAATATCGCCGGATTTGCTCTGCTCGCGGTTTGATCTGTGCCACGTGGAGCGCGATCGGACCGCATAATTCGCTTTTCTCCAGCACTATGGCTAGAAGGGGTTACCGCGTGATCCGTCCTGGCGAAGTGATAGCTAAGCTGAGAGTTTTCCGCCGATCAACGACGCAGTGGCGGTTACTTTTAACGTCGTGATTACATGCCGGGAACGCAATGCAAATAATTATTCGGCAGCATAACGGAGATGGTCGGCTAGGGGGCAGTCACAATCGCGCCGGTGGCGCATCTCGACGAGCAGATGATTCGTAGCGGGAGAGCCTGGATAGACGTCAAGCAGGCGGAATCAATCACGGAGCGGTCGGCGGGATGAAGAATGAGTTCCGTAAGAGCTGACCTAACCACGTACGGAACTACACGGCCGTGATTACTATGGCGGTCAGCGAAGGACCGGAGGCAGCAAATGACGGATTTTGGGGCGCTTCCGCCGGAGATCAACTCGGGGCGGATGTACGTCGGGGCGGGCGCTGGTCCGATGTTGGCAGCGGCCGCGGCATGGGATGAGTTGGCTGCTGAGTTACAGTCCGTGGCCGCCTCGTATCGGTCGATCGTCGAGAGTCTGACCGTAGGACCGTGGACGGGGCCGTCGTCGATCGCGATGGCGGCCGCGGCTGCGCCGTATCTGGCGTGGATCAACACCACGGGGGCACAAGCAGAGCAAGCTGCCGCCCAGGCGGCGGTCGCTGCAGCCGCCTACGAGACGGCCTTTGCCGCGACGGTGCCGCCGCCGGTGATCGCGGCCAACCGAGCGCTGCTGATGACGTTGATCGCCACCAACATTTTCGGGCAGAACACACCGGCGATCGCGGCCACCGAGGCCGAGTACCTGGAAATGTGGGCCCAAGACGCGGCCGCGATGTATGCCTACGCCAGCTCCTCCGCCACGGCCGCTCAGCTGACGCCGTTTACCGAGCCGCCACAGACCACAAACCCGTCCGCGGCGGCGGCCCAATCCGCCGCGGTGGCACCGGCAACCGGCACCGCTGCGGCCTCGGACATCACGACACAGCTTTCCCAGCTGATCGCCGCGGTGCCCAACGCGCTGCAAAGCCTGGCCTCGACCACGTCGTTACCGACGGCGGCGCCGTCCTTACCGGGATCCTTATTCCCGGCGTTGCCGCCATGGTTGGTGACCGATATCGAAAACTGGAACATCATCATGGCGACCCTGAACGGGCCTTATTCGCTGCAGGGGCTCGCCGCCATTCCGGGCGGCCCGTTCCTGTCCTTCGGACAGGTCTACGCCTACGCCCAGAATGGCCAGGGTTTGCAGGCCTTTTTCGCCCCTTCCAAGCCCATCACCGGGGCCCTGGCCCCGATCGCTGATTCGCTGGGCGCAAACCTGACGTCCAGCAGCGCGGGTGGTGGTGGGCCGGTCACCGGAGCGATGGGGCGGGCGGCCCTGGTGGGCAGCATGTCGGTGCCACAGGGTTGGACGCAAGCCGCCCCCGCGATGCGACTGGTCTCCTCGCTGCTGCCCAGCAACTTGGCCGCCGCCCCGGCCGCGGCGTTTTCCGGCGAGGCCGGGGTATTCGGCCAGATGGCCCTGTCGAGCCTGGCCGGCCGCGCCCTGGCTGCCACCACGTTCGGCTCCGCAGGCAGTGGTACGGCAAGTTCATTGGGCGGCGTTGTCGCCGGGGCAGATCCCGCCACCGCCACCATCATCGTGATCCCGGCGCTCGACGAATGACGGCGGTGACGGTGATGATCGGCGTTACGACGGGCCATAGCCCAACTCGGGCCACACAAAGCACCCGGCCAGGTAAGGGGTAGAGACGTGTTCTACGCAGCACTTCCACCGGAGATCAATTCGGGCCGCATGTACACCGGTCCCGGATCGGGCCCGATGCGTGCCGCCGCGGCGGCCTGGGACGCGCTGGCCGCCGAATTACAATCCACCGCTGCCGCGTGCTCGTCGGTCATCGACAGCCTGACCAGCGGGCCGTGGGTCGGTCCGTCGGCGGTGGCCATGGCGGCCGCGGCCGCGCCGTATGTGACTTGGCTGCAAGGCACCGCCGCCCAGGCCGCGCACGCGGCCACCCAGGCCGCCGCGGCGGCCGGCGCCTACGAAACGGCGTTCGCAGCACATGTGCCGCCGGTGGAGATCGCGGCCAACCGCAGTCAACTGGCGTCGCTGGTGGCGACCAACATCTTCGGCCAGAACACCCCGGCGATCGCTGCCACCGAGGCGCAATACGGCCAGATGTGGGTCCAAGACGCCGTCGCGATGGACGGCTACGCCGGCTCCTCGGCGGCTGCCGGCCAGCTGACACCGTTCACCGAGCCGCCGCAAGTCGTCAACGCGACAGGACTGGCGGGCCAAGCCGCTGCGGCGGGCCAAGCCGCCGGAACCTCGGCCGGCACCGCTGCGCAGTCGGTCCTGGCCTCGGCCGATCCGATTTCGTGGTTGCTGCAACTGGGTGCCGACCTCAGCACCGCCTACACAAAGGCCATGAACGACCTGGTGAACGGCATCTTCGGGCCGACTGCAGCGGCGGATTATGTGCGGCTGTTCCTCGCTGTGAGGGGTCCCGTGGGCTTTACCACGCCGTTCAACTGCATCGGGCTGCTGGTCAACTTCCCCGCATCGCAATTCCTGAAGTTCGCCCCGCACTCGGCGGCTGGTGGACTCGGCGCGCTCTCGAAAGAGGGGCTGGGCGCTGGGCTGGGGCTGGCGCCCCACTGGGGCCGAGGCTGGCTGACCGGCGCAACATCGGGCGACGTGACGGCGCATTGGGGGCGCGGCACCCTCGTCGGGTCCTTGAGCGTTCCACCCAGCTGGGCGACAGCCACGCCCGCCATCAGGACCGTGGCCGCCGCATTATCGGCCGCCGGGCCGGAGGCCGTGCCGGCAGCTGCCCTCGGCGAGGGAGGGCTACTCAGTTCGACGGCGCTGGCGGGCATGCTCGGAAGCGCCCTCGGTGCCGGTGCTCCCAGCGCCGTCAGTGGCGTCGGCGTCCGCGGCCGTATCACCCCGCTCAAAGACCTCAAGGACGCCACGTCGCCGGACAAACTCCAGCGGCTGGTCGCGCAGATATCGGAGAAGCCCGAAAGCGTCCAGCATCACAGCGTCGACCCCGAAGGCCTTGACAGCCTGCTCGAGCAACTGGCGAAGAAGCCGGGCATCCACGCCGTGCACCTGTCCAAAGGCGACAAACCCAAAGTGGTTCCCTCGGATTCACAGTTGGGCTGACACATGGCAAGAGCTATGCATTTGATCAACCGTGATGCCAACCGCTGCAACGGCATTGGCGATTCTGCAGCGCGCCGCGGTTGCAGCACTGGCCGCGGTTGCGGCCCGGTGGCTCGACAGCCGTGGTGGCAGGGCCACGAAGGGGCGGAGTTGAAACGTTGCCGGACAGGGCAGTTCGGGAGTCGAATTAAGGACCGGGCAACCGCAAGACTGCCGGGGACGGAGGAATGTAAACCATGAAAAAGCTGCTAGCGCTACTGGCCCTGGCGGCCGTGATCGGCGTCGCGGCGCCTGCGCATGCCGATCCGCAGGAACCGAGCGGCGCCGACGACGCGGGCTTCCTCGCTGCGCTGCAACAAGCCGGCATCACCTATCCCAGCCCGGCGGCAGCCATCGGATCCGCGCAGGCGGTATGCGGATACCTGGATAACGGCGAAGCGGGACTGGAAGTGGTCCACGAAGTGAAGGTCCGCAATCCCGGATTCAATATGGAAGCTGCATCGCAGTTCGCGGTGATTTCCGCGAAATACTACTGCCCCCAACACCTGAGCCACGTCTGATACACCCAGGGTTGGGCGAGGAGCCGGCGGGGCCGGCCGCCACAGGCCATGCCACTCCGGCAACTCGAAGTGGCCTGACCGTTACGCGGTCTTGCGCGTGATCAAATCGCTTGAGGTTCAGCATGTTTCGCGTGTTGGTCAGCGCCGCAATGCAACCGGTTCGCCAGCTCGCCACCCGTCGTTAACCGTCATATGCTTAGCTGCCGTCGCCCTCGCACTGGGACAGAAGGGAACGCAGTGCCGTGCAGAACCTCAGCATCGCCGAATTCACGCTCCGGCTCGCCGTCGGCGTCGGCTGCGGGGCCCTGATCGGCCTCGAGCGGCAGTGGCGGGCGCGCATGGCCGGGCTGCGTACCAATGCTCTGGTGGCCACCGGAGCGACCCTTTTCGTGTTGTATGCGGCCGCCACCGAGGACAGCAGTCCAACCCGGGTCGCGTCGTATGTGGTGTCGGGCATCGGGTTTCTCGGTGGCGGGGTAATTCTGCGGGAGGGGTTCAACGTACGCGGCCTCAACACCGCTGCCACCCTGTGGTGCTCGGCTGCAGTCGGTGTGCTCGCCGCCTCCGGACACCTGGTGTTCGCGTTGATCGCCACCGCCACCGTCGTCACCATCCATCTTTTCGGCCGCCCGCTGGGGCGGCTGATCGATCACGACAACACCGTCGAAGAAGACGAAGGCCTGCGGCCCTACCAGCTGCAGGTGCTCTGCCGCCCCAAGTCCGCGAAATATGTGCGCGCTCAGATCGTGCAACACACGGCTCGAAACGACATCACGCTGCGTGGCATCCACACCGGCACAGCCACCGACGACAACATCGCTTTGACCGCTCACCTGTTGATGGACGGCCACACACCGGCCAAGCTGGAGCGGTTGGTGGCCGAACTGTCCTTGCAACCGGGCATTTTCGCGGTGCACTGGTATGCCGGTGAACAAACCAATCCAATGTTGCCGATGTCGCCGTCGGACTGATCTGACGTCCACGCGGGGACCGCTCAGGGCTGGGCCTGCAATTCTGGCGCGGCGGCGGCCAACAGGTCGGCGCGGTCGCGGGTCAGCGGCGGGTAGATGCGCCGGGTGTTGATCGTCTGTTTGGTCGCCTTGGCCTCGGCACCACGCGACACCACTTCGCGATCCCACCCTTCGGTGTACACGGCGCCCGCCGGCCCTAAATCGAGAACCGTTACATACCAAGGGATTCGAAATGCCAACAGCGGCTCGCCGAACAGGTCGCTGATCACGTTGTAGCCGGCGTAGCGGCCCATCGGCCGTCCGTGCTGACACGACATCACCGACATGTGCTCGTCATCCACCGCGGCAACGGCTACATCGCCGGCAGCGAATACGGCCGGTACGCCCACCACTCGCAGATAGTCGTCGACTCCCACGCGACCAAGTCGATCGCGGGTCGCCGGTAGCTGTCCGGTAAGCGAATTGGCCCGCATGCCGGCGCACCACACGACGGTGGCCGCGGCCAGGTGCTCACCCGACGACAGTGATATGCCGGCCGCACTGATTGCGGCCACGCTCACTGCGGTCCTGGTTTCAACACGGTTGTCCGCCAGGGCTTGCTCGATCACCGGCCGCGCTGAGCCGCCCATATCGGAGCCGACGAACGGGTTATGGTCAACCAGCACCACCCGGGGGGCCACCGAACTTCCGACGAACAACGCCCTCAGCCGGCTCGGCATCTCACAGGCTGTCTCGATACCGGTCAGTCCCGCGCCGACTACCACCACGGTCGCCGCCGCGCCCGTCGCAGGGCCGTTGGCGAGCTTTTTGAGGTGGCACTGCAGCCGCATTGCGCCGTCGTAGGTATCGACATCGAATCCGAACTCACGCAGGCCCGGTACGTCGGGCTTGACCAGCCGACTACCCGCTGCGAGCACCAACCGGTCGTAGCG
The nucleotide sequence above comes from Mycobacterium pseudokansasii. Encoded proteins:
- a CDS encoding MgtC/SapB family protein; translated protein: MQNLSIAEFTLRLAVGVGCGALIGLERQWRARMAGLRTNALVATGATLFVLYAAATEDSSPTRVASYVVSGIGFLGGGVILREGFNVRGLNTAATLWCSAAVGVLAASGHLVFALIATATVVTIHLFGRPLGRLIDHDNTVEEDEGLRPYQLQVLCRPKSAKYVRAQIVQHTARNDITLRGIHTGTATDDNIALTAHLLMDGHTPAKLERLVAELSLQPGIFAVHWYAGEQTNPMLPMSPSD
- a CDS encoding NAD(P)/FAD-dependent oxidoreductase — encoded protein: MTRVLVIGSGFAGLWAALGAARRLDQLAVPAGTVEITVLSDKPFHDIRVRNYEADLRACRIPLADLLDPAGVVHVTANVTGIDAPAREVTTSSGQTCRYDRLVLAAGSRLVKPDVPGLREFGFDVDTYDGAMRLQCHLKKLANGPATGAAATVVVVGAGLTGIETACEMPSRLRALFVGSSVAPRVVLVDHNPFVGSDMGGSARPVIEQALADNRVETRTAVSVAAISAAGISLSSGEHLAAATVVWCAGMRANSLTGQLPATRDRLGRVGVDDYLRVVGVPAVFAAGDVAVAAVDDEHMSVMSCQHGRPMGRYAGYNVISDLFGEPLLAFRIPWYVTVLDLGPAGAVYTEGWDREVVSRGAEAKATKQTINTRRIYPPLTRDRADLLAAAAPELQAQP
- a CDS encoding DUF732 domain-containing protein yields the protein MKKLLALLALAAVIGVAAPAHADPQEPSGADDAGFLAALQQAGITYPSPAAAIGSAQAVCGYLDNGEAGLEVVHEVKVRNPGFNMEAASQFAVISAKYYCPQHLSHV
- a CDS encoding PPE family protein encodes the protein MFYAALPPEINSGRMYTGPGSGPMRAAAAAWDALAAELQSTAAACSSVIDSLTSGPWVGPSAVAMAAAAAPYVTWLQGTAAQAAHAATQAAAAAGAYETAFAAHVPPVEIAANRSQLASLVATNIFGQNTPAIAATEAQYGQMWVQDAVAMDGYAGSSAAAGQLTPFTEPPQVVNATGLAGQAAAAGQAAGTSAGTAAQSVLASADPISWLLQLGADLSTAYTKAMNDLVNGIFGPTAAADYVRLFLAVRGPVGFTTPFNCIGLLVNFPASQFLKFAPHSAAGGLGALSKEGLGAGLGLAPHWGRGWLTGATSGDVTAHWGRGTLVGSLSVPPSWATATPAIRTVAAALSAAGPEAVPAAALGEGGLLSSTALAGMLGSALGAGAPSAVSGVGVRGRITPLKDLKDATSPDKLQRLVAQISEKPESVQHHSVDPEGLDSLLEQLAKKPGIHAVHLSKGDKPKVVPSDSQLG